CACCATCCGGCTTTCCTTGGCGAAGCTCTCCAGGAACATCGGCAAGTCAAGCACCGCGTACGGGCTGACCAGGAGAAACACGGCCGCTCCCACCACCGCGCTCAGCCCGGCCAGCCTGAGCCTCCTGCCATGGCCTCCGCTACCCTCCCACAGGACGAAGGCCAGGATCCAGGCCAAGCCCAGCGCCGCCGCACTGGACTTGGAGGCCACTGCCAGCGCCAAGCTGGCACCGGCCCACGTCGCCGCTCCCTCCCCGTCGCCCTGCGCCACACGCACCAGCCAGTACAGAGTGAGGGTAACGAAGAAGCCCAAGATGGTGTCTACAGCGTAGAAGTGGGAGAGCTGGACGTGCAGGACGGTGAAGCTGAGTAAGCCCGCTGCCAGCAGGCCGGAGCGCTGCCCGAAGAGCCGCCTGGCCAGGGCAAAGGTGACAACGATGGTGCCGACGTCGAACAGGGCGCTGAGAACCCGACCCAGCGGCGCCATCTCCCACAGACCCGTCATACGGGATAGCGTCCGCACCACCTCGGAGTCACGCCCTAACAGGGCCTCAGCCGGCCTTGCCAGTGCCCGAAGCCCCGCCGCCGTCCCTTTGAGCAGGTAGACCGGGAAGTGCCCGTAGGCGAACGTCTCGGGCCGGCGAACGCCGCCCTCACCAGGGCGGGAGAAAGGGTTGAGGGGGCTGGAGCGCACGTCCAGAGCCTGGGCCAGGCTCTCTGGCCACTCGACGGTATCGGTGACCATGAGCACGTGCCGCTCGTCGGGGTGCGCCAGGTGCCCGTGGTCCCAGTTCACCTTCTGCAGGCGGAGGTAGAGCCCGGCCAGAACCAGGGCAATCAGTATGAGTGGCTCAATGGTGGGCCGAAGCCGCCTGCTCAAGCCGTATGCGCTCCGTGGAGGTTACAGGGTACAGGGGTTAGGTTATAGGGGATAGGGAATGGGGGCAAGAGCGGCGGACGAGGGCCGAGTTGTGGGGAGAGGGGGGCCGGGGCGGGGATAGTTGGCCCCGCCACTCCCGCATTCCCCATGCCGTAGCTCGGGGCGCGCGACGATCGCACCTGACGCATGCGCTTTCCGGACCCCTCACGAGGAGTCCGCGCCCCCAGGCGCGGGCGTGCCGCCCATCGAGAGGGGCTCGCGCGTGGGCGCGCGAACTCCTCATTGGGGCGGGGATTGGACGGCAGGATGCGGGTCCTTCGGGAGCGCCTCCCGCGCCGGCGGCACCTGACCATGCGCTTTCCGGACCCCTCACGAGGAGTCCGCGCCCCCAGGCGCGGGCGTGCCGCCTGTCGGGAGGGGCTCGCGCGTGGGCGCGCGAACTCCTCATTGGGGCGGGGATTGGACGGCAGGATGCGCGTCCTTCGGGAGGCGCCTCCCCCGCCGGCGGCACCTGGCATGCGCTTTTCGGACCCCTCACGAGGAGTCCGCGCCCCCAGGCGCGGACGTGCCGCCTATCAAGAGGAGCACGCGCGTGGGCGCGCGAACTCCTCATTGGGGCGGGGATTGGACGGCAGGATGCGGGTCCTTCGGGAAGCGCCTCCCCCGCCGGCGGCACCTGGCATGCGCTTTCCGGACCCCTCACGAGGAGTCCGCGCCCCCAGGCGCGGGCGTGCCGCCTATCAAGAGGAGCACGCGCGTGGGCGCGCGAACTCCTGATTGGGGCAGGGGTTGGGCGGCAAGAGACGATCGTCCTGCTTACCGTGGTTTGCAGCAGCAAGCGGCAGTGGCTATCATTGAATTGGGCGGGCCGGGATGCCAACCCCAGGCCTGCCTTATTCTTTGCCCCTTGCCGACCTGCCTTGCGCGAGAGGAGCTCTGCCATGAAGTACATCTTCTGTACCGGCGGTGTGGTCAGTTCGGTGGGAAAGGGTGTAACCGTCGCCGCCGTGGGGCGCCTGCTCAAGGCCCGCGGGGTGCGCGTCTCGGTTCAGAAGCTGGACCCCTACCTCAACGTAGACCCCGGCACCATGAGCCCCTACCAGCATGGGGAGGTGTTCGTTACCGAGGACGGTGCCGAGACCGACCTCGACCTGGGCCACTACGAGCGCTTCATTGACACCAACCTCACTCGCGACAGCAACGTCACTGCCGGGCAGATCTACTCCAGCGTCATCGCCAAGGAGCGTCGGGGCGATTACCTTGGCGGCACCATCCAGGTCATTCCTCACGTCACCAACGAGATCAAGCGCCGCATCGCGGCCGTCGGCCGCGTCAGCGGGGCCGACGTGGTCATTGTCGAGGTCGGCGGCACGGTAGGCGACATCGAGGGCCTGCCCTTCCTGGAAGCCATCCGGCAAATGCGCAAGGATGTGGGGCGAGAGAATACCCTCTACATACACGTCACCCTTCTTCCCCACATCGGCAGCACGGGAGAGCTCAAGACAAAGCCAACCCAGCACAGCGTGCGGGAGTTGCGGAGCATCGGCATCCAGCCGGACGTGATCGTCTGCCGCAGCGACTACCCCGTGCCGAACGGGCTCAGAGAGAAGGTAGCCCTCTTCTGCGATGTGGACACCGAAGCGGTGATCCCGCTCGTCACCGCCGACACCATCTACGAAGTGGTGCTCATGCTGGCCCAGCGCAACCTGGGTGACCTGCTGGTGGAGCGGCTCAACCTGGGCGCCAGCGCCGCCGACTTGAGCGACTGGGCCCGCCTGGTGGAGGAAATCCATCGGCCCAAGCCCCCAGTCAACATCGGCATCGCCGGCAAGTACGTCGAGCTGCACGACGCCTATCTGAGCGTGCGCGAGGCCCTGTTCCACGCCGCGGTGAACGCCGGCCGCGACCTGAACATCCGCTGGATCCCGTCGGAGGAGCTGGAACGTCGGCCCCCTGAGGAGCTCCTAGAGGGGCTGGACGGCATCGTAGTTCCCGGCGGCTTTGGGGATCGAGGCATCGAGGGCAAGATCGCAGCCGCCCGCTATGCCCGCCTGAACCGGCTGCCTTACCTAGGCCTGTGCCTAGGCATGCAGACCATGGTCATCGAGCTAGCCCGCGCTGCCACCGGGTCCGACGAGCCCAATAGCACCGAGTTCGACCTCACCACGGCCTACCCGGTGATAGACTTGCTGCCGGAGCAACGCTCGATCGTGGACCTGGGAGGCTCGATGCGGCTGGGCTCCTACCCCTGCGTGCTGGTGCCGGGCACCAGGGCTGCCGCCGCGTACGGCACCGACCTGGTGCACGAGCGGCACCGGCATCGCTTTGAGCTGAACAACGACTTCCGGGCTCTTCTCGCTTCGGCCGGCATGGCCTTCAGCGGCCTCTCACCGGATGGCCGCCTGGTCGAGATCGCCGAGATCGTGGATCACCCCTGGATGGTGGGTAGCCAGTTCCATCCGGAGTTCAAGTCGCGGCCGCTCCGGCCTCATCCGCTATTTCGCGCCTTCATCTCGGCCGCCATCCAACACCGACGCCGTCAGGGCCTAGAGGAGGCAGGGATGGTGATGCGTGAAACGTGACACGTGACCATCATGTACGTGGTTCATCCCGTGAGGCGCCACGTACCATGAGTCACTGTCCCCTACGAGAACACATACAGGACCAGCCCTACCGCCAGCGACCAGAGCAGCACGTCCAGTATCAGGGGCTTGTCCCGCAAGACGATCTCTTCCGGGGCGCCGCCCATTCCCTTGACCTGCACCAGGTACATGTAGCGGAACAGGCCGTAGATGACGAAGGGAATGGTGAGCATCATGGAGTGGTTGTCCGGCAGGTTGGGAGCGGAGAAGGTATAGAGCGAGTAAGCCATCAGCGTGGCCGATATGACCACCATGCTGAACTGATCTAGCAGGGGAAGGGTGTAGCCGGCGAGGGTGGAGCGGTGGTTCTCAGCGTTCTCCGCCAGGAGCACGTACTCGTGCCGGCGCTTGTTGATGGCGATGAACAGGGCCAGCAGAGTGGTACACACGTAGAGCCAGGGAGAGAAGCGGGCCACGTCCACCACCACCACCCCTGCCACTACCCGCAGCACGAACCCAGCAGCTATGGCGAGCAGGTCCAGTATCAACAGGTCTTTCAGGACATAGGAGTAGGCGACGTTCAGCCCGAAATAGAGGGCAGTGACCAGGAGAAAGCCAGGGCTCAGCAGGTACGCAGTCGCGAGGGATACCGCTACCAGCACCAGCACGGCCACTCCGGCCACAGCTGGCGAGAGACGGCCGGAAGCCAGAGGTCGGTGGCGCTTAGATGGGTGCGTCCGGTCCTTCTCTACGTCCGCCAGGTCGTTCAGGGCGTAGACCGCACCGGATATCAGAGAGAAGACCAGGACCGCGAGAAGCGTCCGGACCACAAAGTAGGGCTGGAACAGCTTGCCATCGAATACCAGGGCCGCTAGCACGAAGGCCTGCTTGGCCCACTGCTTGGGGCGCATGGTCTTCATGAGCTCGACCAGGCTGCTGGCAGGGAGGGCAGGTGCGCGGTGCATGCGGCCATGATAGGGGAGCGGTCCCGGCCCGGTCAAGAAGGACCGGCCTTGGGCATCCAGGCCCACCCAGGGGCAAAGACGATGGCGGAGGACGGAGTGGAGAATCAGGTTCAGGCCGACACCAGCACCATAGACCAGATCATCTACATCGGCGCCATGCTCTACGAGCGCTTCCTCACCGACGCTGCCGGGGGCAACGTCAGCGCCAAGGTGGGGGAACGCATCTACGTCAGCCCCCGCTACGCCGGGGCCCGCTACCACTGGCGCCTCACGCCCGAATTGGTCAACGTACTGGACCTACAGCGGAACGTACTCCAGGGCCCTACCCCCATCTCCCGCGAGAGTGACATGCACCTGGCGCTCTACGAGGCCTTCCCCCAGATCGGCAGCGTCATTCACGCCCATGCCCCCAACCTGATGGTCTTCTCCGCCCTGGGTTGGGAGATGCCGTCGGCCGTGGAGTACACGGAGAAGTTCGGCACCATTGGCCTGGTGCAACCAGCCCGCAGCCATACCCCCGAGCTGGCCGTCAACGTGGTGGCCTACTTCCGGCCCCTCATGGACCAGTTCGACCAGCACGCCCTGGGGGCACTGCTGCCTCGGCATGGTGCCGTGGTCGTCGCCCATAATCTCTTGGAGGCCTACGACACCCTGGAAAGGCTGGAGAACAATGCCCGCTGTCTGCTGGCTCAGGCCTGCCTGCGGGCCGGTGGGCCCCGGTGACCGCGTCGGGCGCTTCGCTAGCGGAGCCGGTCCTAACCGTCACCCCCAACACGGCTCTGGATCGCTGCCTACTGGTGCCCGATTTCGCCCTGGGCCGGACGGTGGTGGCCGAGGCCACCACGCTGGCCATGGCGGGCAAGCCGGCCGATGCCTCGCTAGTCCTGGCCCAACTGGGCGTACCCTCGGTGGCCACCGGACTGGCTGGCGGCAAGAGCGGCCGCCGCATGGTGCGCATGCTGCGCCGAGCAGGCGTCACCTGCCGCTTCCTCCGGTGCCCCGGTCACACCCGCGTCAATGTGGTGATCATCAAGAAGGGAACCGGCCAGCAGGGCACCATCACCGTGCCCTCGCTCAAGCCCACCTACGCCGATGGCGAACGGCTGCTCGACCACGTGCGCCGCTTGCTTCCGGGGCGGGAGTGGCTGATCCTAGGAGGGAGCCTCCCCGAGGGCGTGGCCCCCGATCTGTACGCCCGCATGCTGGTGGAGGCCCGCGCCCACGGAGTTAGGTCCCTGCTCGACGCCAGCGGCCAGACCCTTATGGACGGCCTTCCCGGCCGCCCGACCATCGTCAAACCCAACCAGGTGGAGCTGGGCGCCGCCCTGGGCCGCCGGCTCGATGGAGTCGCCGACGCGGTAGAGGCTGCCCGCGAGCTGTGCCAGACTCGCGGGGTCAAGCTGGTGGTGGTCACCCTGGGAGAAGAGGGTAGCATCTGCGTCACCCCCGACCAGGCGTGGCGAGTCCCGCCCATGCCGGTCGAGGTGGTGAACACTGCCGGCGCCGGCGATGCCTTCGCCGCCGGGCTCATCAAGGGCTTCCTGGACGACCTCCCCCTGCCGGAGGCACTGCGCTGGGCCACGGCGGCTGCCAGCGCCGTGCTCCTCACCCTTGGTACTGCCGACTGCCGGTGCGAGGATGTGCAGCGGCTTCTGCCTCTGGTACGGGTGGAACGCATTGGCTGAGACAAGGAGATCGGCTATGAAAGCAGCCCTGCTACGTGGTCCCCGCGAACTGGAGCTGGTCGAGATGGACCAACCGTACCCGGGCCCAGGCCAGGTCGTGGTGCGCGTGCGAGCTGGGGGCATATGCGGCTCCGACGTGCACGCCTATCGGGGCTCCTCCGCCTTCCAGGTCTACCCCGCCATTCCCGGCCACGAGGTCGCCGGAGAGGTGACAAGACTGGGGGCCGACGTGACCGGCCTCTCGCCGGGTGACCACGTGGTCCTCGACCCTATGCTCCGCTGCGGACAATGCTATCCCTGTCGCGTGGGCCGCTACAACTGCTGCACCCGCCTGCAGGTGATGGGCGTGCACACCGACGGGGGTTTCCGTCAGTACCTGACGGTGGACCAGGGGCAATTGCATCGCATCTCCCCCGAGGTGCCCTTCGAGACGGCCGCCCTGATCGAGCCCCTCTGCATCGGGGGGCAGTCAGTCAGCCGCGGACGGGTATCAGCTGAGGACAGCGTGTTGATCCTCGGTGCCGGGACCATCGGCCTGGCGGCCCTTCTCTTGGCCCGGCAGGAGGGAGCCCGGGTAGCCAGCGTTGACCTCATTCCGGACAAGCTGGAGGTTGCCCGCTCTTTGGGCGCCGACCTGACCATCAACGCCGCGGATGAGGACGTGGCCAGAGCGGTGCTGGACTGGACCGGCGGCGAGGGTCCCACAGTGGTGATCGAGGCGGTGGGCACAGTGCGCACCACCCGTGCCGCCCTCGATTACGTCGGCTCCGCCGGCCGGGTGGTCATCGTAGGGATCACCACACAAGAGGTGCCCTTGCCCGTGCCTCTCCTGGTGCGAAAGGAGCTGGACGTGATCGCCTCCCGCAACAGCCGCGAGCAGTTCCGCCGCATCATCCGGCTGGTAGAGAGCGGCCAGGTGGATCCCCGTCCGCTGATCTCCCACCGTTTCCCCTTCGAACGCGTCGGCGCCGCCTTCGCCCTGATCGAAGAGCAGCCCCAGGCCACCCGCAAGGTGGTATTGACAATGGACAGTGGCTAGATCCGAGCGGCCAGTCGCGCTATCCCCTGTCCGCTAGTCGTTACTCCCAGCTGAACCGGCGCACGAAGGGCGGGATGGCCCGGATGGCTTCGATCGTCACCACCCTGTCGCCCGCGAAGCTGTCGTAGAAGGCGTTGTCGTCCATCTTGTGAGACAGCAGCCAGGGACAGAAGGCGAAGAGGTAGTCTGGCAGAGGTTCCCCGTTGGAGAGCACACCGGTACGGAACCAGTTGTAGAGCTCCACGTAGTAGTCTCGGTGTAGCTCCTCCGACACCTTGGGATAGCGGCCATCGTCGGTGGCACCATACTTCCATCCGCCCTCGCCCACGATCATGGGAGGCACGAATCCGATCTCTTCCTCGAATATGTGGGCGAAGTTCCTGAAGCTGAGCACGGTGTTGATGTCCTCGGTGTAGCTGGGCGGGTGGTTCATGCCGTACGAGTGCGGAATGAAGAAGGTGCGACCGAACAGCCTCTCCCCATCGCGCTTCTTGATCTCGGCGATGGCATCCCGAAGCCAGTTCTCCGACACGAACTGCAGCCCCACGTAGCCCCCGGCGTTGTACACTGCCTCACAGGCCGCGATCAGGTTCTCAATGAACACCGCCTGGTCGGCACGACCATCCGGCCACTCCTGAGCTACCGAGGGCTCGTTGTATATCTGCATGTAGGGCGGCACTCCTAGGCTCTGCAGGATACGTATGTCCCTCTCCCACTCCCAGTAGAAGTCGTAAGGCCGGAGCATGCGGCGCCAGACCACGGTGATGCCGGCGTCGCGGAAGCGGGGCGCCAGCTTCTGCAGCTGGATCTCGTCCCCATAGATGACCAGAGCCCATTTCATGTGCATGTCCAGCATGCGCTGGATGTTTAGATCTATTACCTCCTCGGAAGGGTAGGGATCAACCAGGAAGTGCATCCCCCAGCCGTTGTCGTTCGCCGGTCGCGGCCAGTCCGCCAGCGCCATGGCAGGCAAGTCCTCCCTCAAGCTCATGGGCCGGGGCGTCGGCGTCGGGGTAGGGGTCGGGACAGGGGTGAAGGTAGCGGTGGCCGTCGGAGTGGCCGGAACGGGCGTCATCGTGGGCGTCGATGTGGGCGGCCGGGTCGCGGTGGCGGACGGGACCGGGGTAGAACTGGGAGGAACGACCTGCGCCTGCACCGTGGCTGTTGCGTCCGGCTGAGCCGAAGGCGAAGCCGAGAGCGCCGGTTCCAGGGTCGCAGTGCCGGGCCCGTCGCCCGTCTCGCCGGGCGTAGCCAAGCCCACAGCTTGCTGTGTGGCCAAGCCTGCACTCTGCCGAGTGGCTGTTGCCATAGCGTGCTGGGTGGCTACAGCGAACGCCAACTGCGTCCCGAGCTGCTCCTGCCAGGGAATGGCGCCACCAGCGGCAGGGCTCCGGTTCTGGTCTGCCATGCACGCCAGCAGGCCGCCGGTCGCCAGCAAGAGCAGCACGACCGTCAGAGCCAGAGCGCGAAGGCCGTCTTCGGGTTGTCTCACAGGTCACCTCCGGGCAGGCCCCGGGTGGCCCACCGATACGTTCTCGTAGAGGACGGCTGGACCGAGTCTAACACAGGCGTCACAGGATGGGGAATGGGGCAACCTGCTGGAATCGCGGCGTACATGCCAACAAGCACCGCGGCCCAGCCGGCCAAAGGGTCAGGGCTCTCCCGAGTGCCGCCTGCCGCCGCGCGGCGGCAGGCGGTGCCATGACGTAGGCTTTGGCACGGGCGCACCTCAGTCACCCCGCGGAGATCTTGGGCGCGCTGCCGTGCACCCTGGCGAGGATGGGTCGCGCCTGCTCCATGAGCAGCCCTACGTAGAGCCTGAGCCATCCCGCTGCCCAAGGCTCTACCCCCTTCATCGCGAGTCGTTACGAAAGGCCGAGGCGGACCGGCGACCCGGGGCCACCGTCCGACCCCCCGGTGCCGAGCTCATGCATCCGCGGTCCGTGGTGCCCTTGTACGCTCTTCCTTTGGTTGGTATACTTAGGTGTGGAGCGGTGCGACTTTATGCAAGCGGCTCCACGCGCTCGTCAGACCTACTCCGGCCTAGGCTGATGGGCCGTTATCCGCATTCGCGTCCGGTGTTGGCGCTTGGCGTCACCTTCTCAGGACCACCGTCACCCATTCCTGATGTCGGCACGGTGATCTGATGGGCAGCGTGTGTGCCCCGCAGCCCACGGATGGCGGTCCTGGCAGCGGGCGCGTCGGGGATGCAGCCAGAGGCAGGAGGTTCTTCATGTTCCGGGAGGGCGATCGGGTCGTGCATCCAAACCACGGGGCGGGCGTCATCAAGGGCTTCGATACCCCGGAGGGAACCGACGGCAGCGGCGAGTACTACGTCATTGAGCTGTACGCCAACCGGCTCACCATGCTTGTACCGGTCAACAACGCGGACTCCTTGGGCCTGCGCCTGGCAGATGGCAACATGGTGGAGGAGGCTCTGCAGATTCTGGTCCAGGATCCGGGCAATCTGCCCAGTGAGTTCAAATCGCGTCAGAAAGAGCTGATGGACAAGCTGCGCTCCGGCGACACCCGGCTCATTGCTGAAGTGTGCCGGGACTTGTTTCACCGCAGTCGGGCCAGCCAGCTAACCAGTACCGATGCCCGGGTGTTGGAGCAGGCCCGCAACTTCGTGGCCACGGAGCTGGCCGCAGTGCGAGGCTGTGAGCCCGAGGCTGCCTTCGAGGAACTAGCCAGTCTCCTCGATGGAAGCCTCGCCGATTCGCCCACTTCCTGAGCAACCGCGTATCATTGTCACATCAGAACGAGGACTAGGAGGCATATGCCAAAGCAAGAAGACACTATCGAAGTAGAGGGTACCGTGATCGAGACCCTGCCCGACACCACTTTCCGGGTCAGGCTGGACAGCGGTCATGAAGTACTGGCCTACCTGAGCGGGAAGATGCGCAAGTTCTACATCCGCGTCCTCCTCGGCGACCGCGTGCGCGTAGCTCTCACCCCGTACGACCTGGAACGCGGGCGGATCGTGTATCGATACCGCAACCCCAGTGCCGAAGCAGTGCGCTAGATGCTCGATAGCGAACCCCGCCGAGGTAGGCGGCGGCGTTCGCGCCGCTCCTCCCCCAGGCAAGCCCCGGCTCAGGTAGCTGACAGCTCCGACGTCAGGCGAGGAGTCGTCAAGTGGTTCAACCGTAGCCGCAGCTACGGTTTCATCCAGTGCGACGACGGCACCGAGGTCTTCGTCCACGAGAGCGCCGTCGTCCTGGGCTCGAGCGACCTGCCTCTCGCCAAGGGCCGCGTAGTGGAGTTCGAGGTGCGCGACACTCCCAAGGGCCACCAGGCCGTGAACGTGGTCGTGGTG
The nucleotide sequence above comes from Anaerolineae bacterium. Encoded proteins:
- a CDS encoding CTP synthase; the encoded protein is MKYIFCTGGVVSSVGKGVTVAAVGRLLKARGVRVSVQKLDPYLNVDPGTMSPYQHGEVFVTEDGAETDLDLGHYERFIDTNLTRDSNVTAGQIYSSVIAKERRGDYLGGTIQVIPHVTNEIKRRIAAVGRVSGADVVIVEVGGTVGDIEGLPFLEAIRQMRKDVGRENTLYIHVTLLPHIGSTGELKTKPTQHSVRELRSIGIQPDVIVCRSDYPVPNGLREKVALFCDVDTEAVIPLVTADTIYEVVLMLAQRNLGDLLVERLNLGASAADLSDWARLVEEIHRPKPPVNIGIAGKYVELHDAYLSVREALFHAAVNAGRDLNIRWIPSEELERRPPEELLEGLDGIVVPGGFGDRGIEGKIAAARYARLNRLPYLGLCLGMQTMVIELARAATGSDEPNSTEFDLTTAYPVIDLLPEQRSIVDLGGSMRLGSYPCVLVPGTRAAAAYGTDLVHERHRHRFELNNDFRALLASAGMAFSGLSPDGRLVEIAEIVDHPWMVGSQFHPEFKSRPLRPHPLFRAFISAAIQHRRRQGLEEAGMVMRET
- a CDS encoding decaprenyl-phosphate phosphoribosyltransferase, whose product is MHRAPALPASSLVELMKTMRPKQWAKQAFVLAALVFDGKLFQPYFVVRTLLAVLVFSLISGAVYALNDLADVEKDRTHPSKRHRPLASGRLSPAVAGVAVLVLVAVSLATAYLLSPGFLLVTALYFGLNVAYSYVLKDLLILDLLAIAAGFVLRVVAGVVVVDVARFSPWLYVCTTLLALFIAINKRRHEYVLLAENAENHRSTLAGYTLPLLDQFSMVVISATLMAYSLYTFSAPNLPDNHSMMLTIPFVIYGLFRYMYLVQVKGMGGAPEEIVLRDKPLILDVLLWSLAVGLVLYVFS
- a CDS encoding hexose kinase yields the protein MTASGASLAEPVLTVTPNTALDRCLLVPDFALGRTVVAEATTLAMAGKPADASLVLAQLGVPSVATGLAGGKSGRRMVRMLRRAGVTCRFLRCPGHTRVNVVIIKKGTGQQGTITVPSLKPTYADGERLLDHVRRLLPGREWLILGGSLPEGVAPDLYARMLVEARAHGVRSLLDASGQTLMDGLPGRPTIVKPNQVELGAALGRRLDGVADAVEAARELCQTRGVKLVVVTLGEEGSICVTPDQAWRVPPMPVEVVNTAGAGDAFAAGLIKGFLDDLPLPEALRWATAAASAVLLTLGTADCRCEDVQRLLPLVRVERIG
- a CDS encoding zinc-binding alcohol dehydrogenase family protein; this translates as MKAALLRGPRELELVEMDQPYPGPGQVVVRVRAGGICGSDVHAYRGSSAFQVYPAIPGHEVAGEVTRLGADVTGLSPGDHVVLDPMLRCGQCYPCRVGRYNCCTRLQVMGVHTDGGFRQYLTVDQGQLHRISPEVPFETAALIEPLCIGGQSVSRGRVSAEDSVLILGAGTIGLAALLLARQEGARVASVDLIPDKLEVARSLGADLTINAADEDVARAVLDWTGGEGPTVVIEAVGTVRTTRAALDYVGSAGRVVIVGITTQEVPLPVPLLVRKELDVIASRNSREQFRRIIRLVESGQVDPRPLISHRFPFERVGAAFALIEEQPQATRKVVLTMDSG
- the infA gene encoding translation initiation factor IF-1, with the protein product MPKQEDTIEVEGTVIETLPDTTFRVRLDSGHEVLAYLSGKMRKFYIRVLLGDRVRVALTPYDLERGRIVYRYRNPSAEAVR
- a CDS encoding cold shock domain-containing protein, with product MLDSEPRRGRRRRSRRSSPRQAPAQVADSSDVRRGVVKWFNRSRSYGFIQCDDGTEVFVHESAVVLGSSDLPLAKGRVVEFEVRDTPKGHQAVNVVVVTERAPAPDEERQPEAPAAVQDPPTPFDLTKRLPNSWKRRPITFVYTYTIYNRRSD